The following is a genomic window from Chryseobacterium sp. StRB126.
ATTCAAATTTTCATTAGTACACCATTTTTTAGGAAATTTTCCTGTTCCTGAAACTCCAGATCAAATACAATAAAAATAAAATAAACCATACGCCAATGACAACGCTGATGAAAATTTCTATGATGGAAGGGTGAAGATAATTTGGCTTGTAGAACAGACGATCAAGAGTTGCAAATTTATCTTTTAACTGGCCTCTTTCGTAAGTATTCCGTATTGCATTCAGAGGCTCCTCCTGGTGATCCCGGTAATAAAATACATCTTTGGTGAGATCTTTCGGAACTATCTGCGATTCTATATCATATTTTTTTAAAAGGACATCCAATCTCTGAAATGAGTAAAGTAATGAGTCCTGATTATATTTGTAAAGCAAATTGTACCTTTTGACTGCATTTTGATACTGCTGTTTCTGTTCAGGAATATTGTGCAATGGAAAAAACAAAAATTTATTTTCAAGAAAAATACACATTTTCTCGTCATATTGAGGATGTACCTCTTCTCCTTTAAATATAATTTCGGTACTATCCCCTATCTCTTTTTTAGAAATAATTCTTTTTTCCAACTCTTTATCATCAAGCCCAAGAAAATCAAGCGCCAATTTCTTTTTATTGTTGATTTTTTTATGATCAGCACTTAATATTGTTAGCGTATCAATACTGTAATATTTGGATTCTGTTGTATAATACTCCTTATTACCCGGATCGTAGTACAGCGTATCTCTCTGTTCAATCACAGGATAAGGTTTGGGATATAAAATATTTTCCGGATTAAATAGTTTCTCAGAACTGTAAGAAGTATAGTTATATAAAAAAGGCTGTAAGACATTCAGCAACGTTTTGTCTTTATTGAGATCCTTTTCAGGGAGTACAGTTCGTAGTTTTGCATTGAATCCAAAACTGTAACTGATGAAAAAGGTCAGGGACAAAAAGGACACCAACAGAAGTATTAAGCCTATTCCTAGATTTTTTGAAAGTCCATTTCTTTTTTTAGAATGATTTCTAAGAAGAAAAATAACAAAGAAAAACAAAAAAAGACCGGATACGAAAACATGAGAAATAGAGACATCATCGTAAAATTTGAATCTGTAAAATTCAGTATAAATATTAATTCTTTTAAGACCCACAAATTTTATATATCCGTAAATGAAGTAAGCCAAATGTATGACAACTAATACAGCAAAAGATTTAAGCAGGAATCGTTTTAATTTTCTGTCCATAGTATGAGATCTTAAAAAATAATGTTTTAAGATAAGCATTATTTTATATTGAATGGATAAAACTCTGGTTGTACCCATCAATATAAAAAGTGTTATAATCATTAAAAAAACAAGCTAACTCAATAAGTAGTAAAGACTATAACTTCCAGAAATCATTCATGTGATATTAACTTTCAGCGCCCAGCTTTCTACTTCTAACAATAACTTTCTTATCTTAAATTTATTTTTCCAATATTTCTCAATACCAGATTCTGCATCTCCTTCGTTATGAATAACATCAGCTTTAAAATTTTATCATTTTTTAACTCTAAAAACCAGTTTCAGGGATAAATAATATTAGTTTTTGATCTATAAATTATGTATTTTTGAGAAATTATTTTAATAGAGATGAGTAATATTGATGATAAGAAAAAAGCACTTGCACTAGTGCTTGACAAGCTAGATAAAACATACGGGAAGGGAACGGTAATGACTTTAGGTGATGCTTCTATAGACAATACAATAGAGGTAATTCCTTCCGGATCTTTAGGATTAGATATCGCATTAGGTATAGGAGGATATCCAAAAGGAAGAATCATTGAAATATATGGACCTGAATCTTCAGGTAAAACTACATTAACACTTCACGCTATTGCTGAAGCTCAAAAAGCAGGTGGTATTGCTGCATTTATTGACGCTGAGCACGCTTTCGACAGAACTTATGCTGCAAAACTAGGAATCGATTTGGAAAACCTTATCATTTCTCAGCCGGACAACGGAGAACAGGCTTTAGAAATTGCTGATAACCTGATCCGTTCAGGAGCTATTGACATTGTTGTTATTGACTCTGTTGCTGCCCTTACTCCAAAAGCAGAGATTGAAGGAGAAATGGGAGATTCTAAAATGGGGCTTCATGCAAGATTGATGTCTCAGGCATTAAGAAAGCTTACAGCTACTATTTCAAGAACGAAATGTACTGTAATTTTCATCAACCAGTTGAGAGAAAAGATCGGTGTAATGTTCGGTAACCCTGAAACAACTACCGGTGGTAACGCTCTTAAATTCTACGCTTCTGTAAGAATTGATATCAGAAAAGCAAGTGCTCCAATCAAACAAGGTGACGAAGCTATCGGAAGCCGTGTGAAAGTGAAGATCGTGAAAAACAAAGTAGCTCCACCTTTCAAACAAGCAGAATTCGACATTATGTACGGTGAGGGAGTTTCTAAAGTAGGAGAAATTCTTGATACTGCAGTTGATATGGGAATTGTAAAGAAAAGTGGTTCTTGGTTCAGCTATGAAGAATCTAAACTAGGCCAAGGGCGTGATGCTGTAAAAGATGTTTTAAAAGACAATCCTGAACTTGCCGAGGAATTGGAAAACAAGATCAAAGAAGAGTTGAAAAAACAAATAATAAAATAAAAAAACGGTCTGAATTACAGACCGTTTTTATTTATTATACAAATATTTATTTTACTATCCTACTATTTTCCCCTGTAGCTGCATGGCTCCTGCAACCTGCATTCCTACTGAAAGGGCAGCAAATCTCATATTTTCCTTGCTCACGAAGGCATCTACCGTGAAGAAGTTTTCTACTTCTGAATTGGTAATCAGTCTTAATTTCAGGATAAATCCTTTCACACTTCCGTCTGGCAGTAATTCAGCTTCCTGAATGTCTAGTACCTTACCAATAAAATCAATACATCCATAATCAGGAAGATCCTGGCTTGGCTTATAAGCTGTAAACTCTTCATCAGTCTTGGTGCCATCCGGTAAATCAAAACTTTCATGAAGATCCAGCACGAAAATAATTCCACTAATGCTAATATTAAGCTTATTCTGCGTCTGATATTGAGTTTTGTTTTCTACATAATCTGTCGGGAAGAACCAAAGTCCGAAAGTATCTCTTCCAAGACCTCCTACAATCGCTTCGTTATTCTCAACATTTTCCCATTCACGGATTTCTTTTGTTTCAAACTCAAGAGAGAAATCTGTTTTCACCTCCGGATAAATGGTATTAAAATCGTCAGAAATAATGGTTTTGAATGTTACATATTTAAATTCTGTAAACTTAGCCTTTTCGTCTGCAGCAATTTCAGCTACTCTATATAAAGCCATAGTCTCCATCAAATATTGAGAGAATTTTTCCTGAGTCTGGAAATTTTGAAAACCAAAAATCCCCCCCCACATATTCGCAAGAGAATGAACATTTGATTTCTTTATGATGATCCCAGCTTCATTGGTGCTTTCCGGACTCTTGATCTCCTCTCTGTTGGTAAAATAATCTTTTCCATCTACCAGCTGGTTATTCATAATCTCATTGTTTTCTTCATGAGAGAACTCAGCAAAACCTTTGAACGTAACATTTTCATTTTCGAAAACATAAGGTAAGGCAATATTACCTTCTTCAGAATCATTAAAATGATAAGAAAGTGTAATAGCTTTAAGGTCTTCCGGGTTTACTGCCAATGCATGGTTATCATCGTCGTTGAACTGAGAATGATAAAGGATAGCATATGACTTGATCTTTCCTTCTTTCAACTCGTTTTCAAATTTTTCTTTCATATTGCTCAATACCACCTGTGGCGAAAGCCCATAAGTAGGATCTGTAATCATATAAGCAAACCCCTCAACTTCTCCGTTCTCGTTTTCAAATGCCGAAATTGGCGCAAAATCTCCCCTCAATTGAAGCGCAATAGAATACACTACATAATCACTATAAATCTTGATCTTTTCATATAATTCATTCACCTTTTTCTCTTCTACCGGTTGTGGTTGTACTGGAGTTTCCAATACTGTTTTCGGAACTGTCTCCACCACTTCCTCTACTTTCTCTTCTACTATTTCCTCCACCGGCATTTCTTGCTGCTGAATTGGAGCACTGACATTTTCCTGTCTGTTGTCTTTCTTCTTAAAAAAATCAAAGATTCCCATATTGTTGTTAAAATTGGCGGTAAATATAATAAAAGCTCGCAATAGGCCCATCATAAAAAAAATGCCATTGTGTCAGTTTCTCATTCGTGATATATTTTGAGATATATTTTGAAACAAAAACTCGGCGGAGCCAAAGGCTCCGCCGAGTTTTCTATAATTTAAGGCTTATCATCTGTCAAGTCAAATCCCCACTCTTTTCCTTTTTGGGTGGCTGGAATTCCTTTTGTCATCCAGACCGGAGCTTTAGCCCCTTTAAGATAATAATCAAAAAACTGCTGTTCTCGAATTTGAATATCTTTTCTGTTCTGACGTTTGAGAAGGTTATGATCGTCACCATTATAATTCAGAAGCCACGCTGGTTTTCCAAGACGGCGTAATGCTGTAAACATTTCGATTCCCTGATACCATGGCACTGCTCCATCCTGATCGTTACTCATAATAGCCACCGGAGTTTTTACTTTATCAATGGCAAAAAGCGGTGAGTTTTTAATATAAAGATCCGGTGCTTCCCATAGATTCTTTCCTAATCTACTTTGTGATTTTTCGTACTGGAACTGTCTGTTCATTCCGGAACCCCATCGGATTCCACCATAGGCGGAAGTCATGTTCACAACAGGAGCACCACTCCATGCTGCAGCATACATATCAGTATGAGCAATCAAATAGGCTACCTGATAACCACCCCAGCTTTGTCCCTGAATTCCGATTTTAGTACCATCCACCCAAGAATTTTGCTTTAGCTTTTCAACTCCTGAATTAATGTATTCCATTGCAGATTCTCCGGGAAAACCATCTGTGTACGAAATATCAGGTGTGAAAACCAAATATCCGTTGCTCACAAAATAAGAAATATTTAATCTTGAAGGTGTTGGTGAAGGCGCAACATAACGGTTCAGATTATCAGAAAGTTTCTCATAGAAATAAACAATCATTGGATATTTTTTATTCGGATCGAAATCTTCCGGTTTGAATAAAACTCCTGTAGAAGTATTTCCTTTTGGGGTTGCCCAATGTACCAATTCGTCTGTTCCCCAGTTATAATGACTTTGTTGTGGATTGGTATCACTCAGCTTTTGTTGTTTTGAGAAATCTGCTGTTGTAAAAATATTCGGTGAATCTGTATATGATTCTTTTACTACAATATATTCTTCAGCATTTTTCGCTTTTTGAATACTACGATATCCCCATACATTTTCCATTTGAATTTTTACAGGATCAGTATTCGACTGAATAGAGGTTTTAAAAATTCCGTTGGCCTTGGAAGCATTATCAAATGCTGATAAATAGATAGAAGCCTTTCGGTTTAAACTTTTAATATCTTTATCTAAATCGTAAGTATCAAATGTTATTTTATTTTTACGCCCATATCCCTTGGTGATATTTCTTGGTTTTTTTGAACCATTCAGGAAAAGTTCCCAAAGATCATAACGGTCTCTGATAATGACAGACTCATCATTATCCGTCCATGATGCAAGTCCGTAAGGGTTTGGAAAATCCGGCATATCAAACTCCTCATCCACGAAGGAAACCGGCAGGCTGTTCGTAAGTGGCAAAGTTTGTTTTGTTTTCACGTTATAACTAAACCACTGCCCTTTTTCGCTATCAAAAATCACAATAAATTTTCCAAGCGGAGATACAGCCACTGAACCATACAGATTTTTAATGATTTCCGTTCTTTCTCCTGTTTTATTATCAATTGCGAAATAGGTCTTCTTTGTTGAACCTTCCCATTGTGAAGAAATACGGTTGTTCAAACTGGTAACCCCTAATGCAAATTCAGCATTTCCTTCGTTTACCACTCGCAAAGTATCTAAATCCTCACCATCAATATTTCTAAAAAAATCCGGCTTTTCCGTTTGCATTACGGCAGCGTAAGATTTTTTCAGATCATTTTTTAATTCCTTTAACTGTACTGTCTGTAGATAATCATCTCTGTAATTCCAGATGTCTACCACAGCATGGTCGTTAGTAATCATCGCAGTATCTTTTGCAATCGGTTTTGGGCCCACTCCAAAGTACAACTGTTTTCCGTTTTTACTGAATAGAGGTAAACGGTTTTCAGAAATTACCCAATTCTTTCTCATTTGGGCATTTTCATTAGTTACCGTTTCCTTTTTATTTCCTTTAACGTTAAAGTAATATAAATTATACAGCTTTACTAAATCATTCTGTGCAGAAGAAGTTCCCACATACGCCAATTGATTTCCATCTTCATCAAAAGACAACTGTGAAAAATCACCTTCCATTTCGGAAATTTTAGTAACAGTTCCTTTCTGAAGATCTATTACCTGTACTGTTTCAAGAGCGTATTTCTTTGGTTTAGATTTGTCCGTGTCTTTTTTATCCGCCGATTTTTCATCATCTGAATCTTTCCCTTCTTTCTTTTCCTTTTTTTCGTCCGGTTTCTTGGTTACAAAAGCAAGTTGTTTCCCATTTTTACTGAACTCATAACGGATTACGTTATCATATGTTGTACTTTTTCCATCCAGAAGATTTCGTACAACCAATTGTAGAGGCTTTGCATTTTTCTCTTCCTCTTTATTTTCATCACTATCTTCTTTATCTGAAGATTTATCTTTGATATCTTCCAGAAGATAGGCAACATAAGAACCTGCTTTTTCAGGGATTTTAAATGTTTTTACATTCGGGATTTTTTCCGTTTGACCATTCAAAACATCAACAATGGCAAGACTGTCTTTTGTTAATTTATTTTTTTTAAGCTTTTTATCTTTTACCGCTTTTATATCCTTATACAACGGACGGATCTGAAAAACAGCAAATCTGGAATCACTCGTAAAATCTATTTTTGTTCCTCTTGCAAATGCTTTTGAAGCTTTATTTTTAACGGAGTATAAAAAAAGATTAGAATTTCCTTCCTGAGGGTCCACAGAGTAGGCAATCCATTTTCCATCATTTGAAATTTTTCTCATGCCTAAATTTTGCCAGCTGTCATAAACAGAATGGTCTAAAGGTTTCTTCTGTCCATACAGGCAACAGGCCATCATGAGCAGAAGAAAAACTGTACATTTCATCTTCATTTTTAAAAAATTTTTAAGGACTAAAAATAGGATATTTCTTTGACAAATCCACATGATTATGGCTTGTATCACTTGAAAAAATGTCATTCTGTCACTTTCTGAACGATGGTATTTTTTTTGAGAAATATTTGAAAATTAAAAAATCTAAAATATTATGACTAAAGGAAATATTAATGTATCAGTGGAGAACATTTTCCCACTTATTAAAAAGTTTCTTTACAGTGACCATGAAATATTCTTAAGAGAGCTGATTTCTAATGCTACAGATGCTACTCTGAAGCTAAAACACCTAACAAGTATTGGGGAAGCAAAAGTTGAATATGGAAATCCGAAGCTTGAGGTTAAAATTGATAAAGAACAGAAAACTTTACGCATCATAGACCAAGGTATCGGTATGACCGGTGAAGAGGTTGAAAAATACATCAATCAGGTTGCTTTCTCAGGAGCTGAGGAGTTTTTGGAAAAATATAAAGATTCAGCAAAAGACTCTGGAATTATCGGACATTTCGGTCTTGGGTTCTACTCTGCCTTTATGGTCGCTGAAAAAGTGGAAATCCTTACAAAATCTTATAAAGATGAGCCTGCTGTAAGATGGATCTGCGACGGAAGCCCTGAGTTTACTCTTGAAGAAACTACTGATAAAACTGATAGAGGAACAGAAATTATTCTTCACATTGCTGAAGATTCTCTAGAATTTTTAGAAGAAACAAAAATTCGTGAACTGTTACTAAAATATAACAAATTCATGCCTGTTCCTATTAAATTCGGAACAAAAACCCATACACTTCCTTTACCGGAAGATGCTCCGGAAGATGCTGTTGCTGAAACTGAAGAAGTGGATAATATCATCAACAACCCTACTCCGGCATGGACTATCGCTCCAAGTGATCTTACCAACGAGGATTATATGAAGTTCTACCACGAGCTATATCCAATGCAGTTTGAGGAACCTTTATTCCACATTCACCTGAATGTTGATTATCCTTTCAACCTTACCGGGGTTTTATTCTTTCCGAAATTAAGCAACAACTTAAATATTGATAAGGATAAAATCCAGTTATACCAAAATCAGGTATTCGTAACGGATGAAGTAAAAGGTATTGTTCCAGACTTCCTAATGCTTCTAAGAGGAGTAATTGATTCTCCGGATATTCCGTTGAATGTATCCCGTTCTTATCTTCAGGCAGATGGTGCTGTAAAGAAAATTTCTTCTTACATCACTAAAAAAGTAGCTGATAAAATGGCTTCTCTCATCAATGAAAACCGTGAAGACTACGAACAAAAATGGAATGATATTAAAATAGTTATCGAATACGGAGTTATCACGGAAGAAAAATTCGCTGAGAAAGCTGATAAATTCACATTATATCCAACAACAGACGGAAAATACTTCCTTTGGAATGAATTGGTTGATAAAATAACACCAACGCAAACCGATAAGGATAACAAGCTTGTAGTTCTTTACGCAACCAGTGCTGATGAGCAACACAGCTATATTCAGTCTGCAAAAGATAAAGGATATGAAGTGCTGTTATTAGACTCTCCAATCATTTCACACGTTATCCAGAAACTGGAAACTACGAAGGAAAATATTTCATTCGCAAGAGTAGATGCAGATCACATCAACAATCTTATCAAGAAAGATGAGCCTGTTATTTCAAAATTGAATGACACTGAAAAGGAATCTTTGAAAAAGAATGTTGAAGAAGCAATTCAGGATTCTAAATTCACAGTTCAACTTGAAGACCTTGACAGCAATGATGCTCCATTTACCATTACCCAGCCTGAATTCATGAGAAGAATGAAAGAAATGCAGGCAACCGGCGGTGGCGGTATGTTCGGAATGGGAGGTTTCCCAGAGATGTACAATCTGATAGTGAATTCCAACAGTGAACTTTCTAATCAGATCTTAAAAACTGAGAATGCTGAAGAGAAAGAAAGCTTAATTAAATACGCTTTGGATCTTGCCAAGCTATCTCAAAACCTTCTGAAAGGAAAAGACCTTACAGATTTTATACAGAGAAGCTATAAGCAACTTGAAAAATAATTGACTGAAGACTGTTTCAAATGAAGCAGTCTTTTTTTGTACCTAAAAAAACTGTTTAATCTAGGGGAGATAATTTTTTAACCACAAAAGAATTTAGACACTTAAGTTTTATGAAGTAAATACTATTTTGTTGAGAAGAGCACTTAAGTTTTTGAAAATCTACGATTTTCTTCTGATGTGAACTTTTATAGAGTATCATTTTGAACTTACTAAAGTGTTTAATCATAAAGCTTTTGTGGCTTTTGTAGTTCATTTTCTCTCAATAGTGAAAATTCATCATTACTTTTTTACAGTTTTCTGTTGTATACATTGTGCTTTTTTGCCATTTTTGTATAAAATGTCGGTCATGCAAAAAGAAAAATTACGTGTCATCAGAAAGCAAAAAGGCTACACTCAGCAGCAGGTAGCTGATTACATCGCTACGGATGTATCTAATTACAGCAGAAAAGAAAGTGGTGATGTAAGAATCGTAAAAGATGAATGGGACAAGCTTGCCCGTTTCTTGGAAGTGCCGGTTGAAGATATTTACGAAGAAGAGGAAGCTGCCATAGTTGTTAATTATGACCATCCTGTATTTAATGATAAATCTATTTCTGCAGGAGCAATTACTAACCAGAATAATTATGATAATATTCCAGGTGCTGTTATTGAAAACCTACAAGGATATATTACTTTATTAAAAGAGGAAAATGAAAGGCTGAAAGAGGAACTAAAAAGTTTTCAAAGTCCTTCAACAAGAGCAAAGAAATAATAATACAGTTTTACTGTAAAAATATTTGTATCACTCATATCAATGGTATGGGTGATTTTTTTTAGTATTGAAAGATATTTCTGACACCAAATTTCTTATGAGCTCTTTCTTTAAACACGAAGAACACTAATCATTTCACAAATGTCACAAATATAATTCTCGCAGCGATTGAATCTGTGGAATCTGCGAAATCTGTGGGAGATTATTTAACGCAAAGTTTTATGATAAAAGCCTTATATTCTTAGGAGGCTAAGAAGGACGGCTTCGTCGCTGATGAAGCTTTAGGGTTATGCGTATGCTTCGTAAGAATCAATGAAATTGATTCCATCTTTGCTCACTCAAAATATTACAATATCAAAATAGAAACTTTGCGTTTTAAAAAAGACACTTATTTTTTTGCCACGAATGCATGAATTTATTCCGAGATGAATGTTTAATGAAAAACTTATTATAGTTCATCCATGGGATCCCAAAACAGCTTTTTAAAGCCTTTTATTCTTAGATTTTCTACCGTAATTCCTTCCGCTTCCAGTTTCTTCTGGAACTCCGGAACAGATAAGGTACCTGAACTTGAAATAACACGGTGTGCAGGCACATCTTCAGGGCAACCTCCCATTGCTTTTCCTACATGACGGGAATGATTGGGATAACCCACTGCTTTCGCTATAGCACCATAGGTAGAAACTCTTCCCTTTGGAATAAGCCTTGCTACTTCGTATACCTGTTGTTTGAAAATTTCATCCATATCTAAAGTCTTAGAAAAGAATATTGAGTTTTTGCATCATTTTTTAACTCTTACCGCCTCAATGATGTTTCATTAAAAGATAAAGATATGAAAAAATCATTTTTCCGTTTACTGAATGTAATCAATAAAAAGGTTCTTCCAAAGCTGAGTAAGAAGGATCCGAACAGGCTAACAAAAATAGAAAAAGGAATTTTGGCTTACCGTTATTTTGTTTTGGTGAATTCTTTGGATTAATTTTTATTTTCCCACAGATGACACAGATTTTCACAGATCCCAATGATGTTTAAATATTGGCACGCGGATTTAGCAAATTAGGCAGATTTGTTAGAAATCTTTGTGATTTCCAACACTCTATACTCCCTATAAAGAATCTGCGTTATCTGCAAAATGCAAGAGATTAAAAGTCTGAAAGCAAAAGATAAAAAAGCGCTCCCAAAATGGAAGCGCTATTATTGTAATCTCATAAAGAGTTTATTGCTTAAGCATTCTCAAGAATATAAGAGAACATTAGTGGTGCACAGATTGTTGCATCACTTTCAACGATAAATTTCGGTGTAGTGATATCTAATTTACCCCAAGTGATTTTCTCATTGGGAACTGCTCCCGAATAAGAACCGTAAGAAGTAGTAGAATCAGAGATCTGGCAGAAATAAGACCAGAAAGGAATGTCATGCATTTCCATATCCTGATATAACATTGGTACTACACAGATAGGGAAATCTCCTGCGATACCTCCACCAATCTGGAAGAATCCAACTCCTTTTCCTGCTGAGTTTTTAGTATACCAGTCAGCAAGGTAAGTCATATATTCGATACCTGATTTCATTGTAGTAGCTTTAAGCTCTCCTTTGATACAGTAAGAAGCGAAGATGTTACCCATTGTAGAGTCTTCCCATCCCGGAACTACGATTGGTAAATTTGCTTCTGCAGCAGCAATCATCCAAGAGTTTTCTCTAGGAATTTCATAATACTGCTCCAATACTCCCGAAAGGATCATTTTATACATGAATTCGTGTGGGAAATATCTTTCTCCTTTAGCTTCTGCATCTTTCCAGATTTCCACGATGTGTTTCTGTAATCTTCTGAAAGCTTCTTCTTCAGGGATACAAGTATCTGTAACTCTGTTCAGACCTCTTTCTAAAAGATCCCACTCATCCTGAGCAGTCAGGTCTCTGTAATGAGGAACTCTTTCATAGTGAGAGTGTGCTACAAGGTTCATTAAATCTTCTTCAAGGTTGGCCCCTGTACAAGAGATAAAATCTACTTTCCCCTGACGGATCATTTCTGCAAGAATCTTTCCTAATTCAGCAGTAGACATTGCTCCTGCCAAAGTAATCATCATTTTTCCGCCATCTTTAAGATGTGCAACATATCCTTTAGAAGCATCCACCAATGCAGCTGCGTTGAAGTGCAGGTAGTACTTTTCTATGAATTCAGTTATCGGTTTGCTCATTTTTATAATTTTTGCAAAGATAAAACTTAAAAACGGAATGCAGCCCAAGCACTTGAAGAAAGTCTCATAGAGAGATGTTTTTTTATCATTTGTTAAATAAACAGTTGGCACATGCTGTATTTTATTGGGCAGACACAAAGGTCTTTATTAACACTATGAATACTTTTAAACCGCAAGAACATTTCGACTTCGCTCAATATAATATTTTCAGCAAACAGTACGCTTATTTTTTGCCACGAATGCCCGAATTTCTTTTATTGATGCTAAAATATTGGACATTATATTCTATTCATCTATATGATTTGATGTTTTTAAACCACATAAACTCATAGATTAAGAGAAAATAAAATTATTCGTGCATTCGTGGCTATATTTAGCGGTATACAATTTTATCACAGATAAAACCTTTGCACCTTAAAACATCATGTATATAAAAGATCTTGCGGCTTTGCGTTTTCCAACCTTCACCCCTATTCTTAAAAAACAGAAAACGCAGCCCAAAAATGGACTACGTTTTCTTCGTAAATTCAACCCTATATGACAAAGTTTCATCCTTCCCAGGCTTCCACTTTTACAATTTCAATTTTTCTTTCGCCGTCTTTGAAAGGCCAGTCGATGATATCTCCTACTTTATATCCAACAACAGCCAAAGCAATATTGGAAAGGATGGAGTGCTTATTCTTCTTAAGTTTTTCTCTGGTAGAAGGCACAAAAATATATTCATGTTCAAAATTCTGTGTATGATCTTTCAAAGTCACTTTTCTGTTAACT
Proteins encoded in this region:
- a CDS encoding deoxyhypusine synthase family protein, whose protein sequence is MSKPITEFIEKYYLHFNAAALVDASKGYVAHLKDGGKMMITLAGAMSTAELGKILAEMIRQGKVDFISCTGANLEEDLMNLVAHSHYERVPHYRDLTAQDEWDLLERGLNRVTDTCIPEEEAFRRLQKHIVEIWKDAEAKGERYFPHEFMYKMILSGVLEQYYEIPRENSWMIAAAEANLPIVVPGWEDSTMGNIFASYCIKGELKATTMKSGIEYMTYLADWYTKNSAGKGVGFFQIGGGIAGDFPICVVPMLYQDMEMHDIPFWSYFCQISDSTTSYGSYSGAVPNEKITWGKLDITTPKFIVESDATICAPLMFSYILENA
- a CDS encoding helix-turn-helix transcriptional regulator, translated to MQKEKLRVIRKQKGYTQQQVADYIATDVSNYSRKESGDVRIVKDEWDKLARFLEVPVEDIYEEEEAAIVVNYDHPVFNDKSISAGAITNQNNYDNIPGAVIENLQGYITLLKEENERLKEELKSFQSPSTRAKK
- a CDS encoding prolyl oligopeptidase family serine peptidase translates to MKMKCTVFLLLMMACCLYGQKKPLDHSVYDSWQNLGMRKISNDGKWIAYSVDPQEGNSNLFLYSVKNKASKAFARGTKIDFTSDSRFAVFQIRPLYKDIKAVKDKKLKKNKLTKDSLAIVDVLNGQTEKIPNVKTFKIPEKAGSYVAYLLEDIKDKSSDKEDSDENKEEEKNAKPLQLVVRNLLDGKSTTYDNVIRYEFSKNGKQLAFVTKKPDEKKEKKEGKDSDDEKSADKKDTDKSKPKKYALETVQVIDLQKGTVTKISEMEGDFSQLSFDEDGNQLAYVGTSSAQNDLVKLYNLYYFNVKGNKKETVTNENAQMRKNWVISENRLPLFSKNGKQLYFGVGPKPIAKDTAMITNDHAVVDIWNYRDDYLQTVQLKELKNDLKKSYAAVMQTEKPDFFRNIDGEDLDTLRVVNEGNAEFALGVTSLNNRISSQWEGSTKKTYFAIDNKTGERTEIIKNLYGSVAVSPLGKFIVIFDSEKGQWFSYNVKTKQTLPLTNSLPVSFVDEEFDMPDFPNPYGLASWTDNDESVIIRDRYDLWELFLNGSKKPRNITKGYGRKNKITFDTYDLDKDIKSLNRKASIYLSAFDNASKANGIFKTSIQSNTDPVKIQMENVWGYRSIQKAKNAEEYIVVKESYTDSPNIFTTADFSKQQKLSDTNPQQSHYNWGTDELVHWATPKGNTSTGVLFKPEDFDPNKKYPMIVYFYEKLSDNLNRYVAPSPTPSRLNISYFVSNGYLVFTPDISYTDGFPGESAMEYINSGVEKLKQNSWVDGTKIGIQGQSWGGYQVAYLIAHTDMYAAAWSGAPVVNMTSAYGGIRWGSGMNRQFQYEKSQSRLGKNLWEAPDLYIKNSPLFAIDKVKTPVAIMSNDQDGAVPWYQGIEMFTALRRLGKPAWLLNYNGDDHNLLKRQNRKDIQIREQQFFDYYLKGAKAPVWMTKGIPATQKGKEWGFDLTDDKP
- a CDS encoding MGMT family protein is translated as MDEIFKQQVYEVARLIPKGRVSTYGAIAKAVGYPNHSRHVGKAMGGCPEDVPAHRVISSSGTLSVPEFQKKLEAEGITVENLRIKGFKKLFWDPMDEL
- a CDS encoding GreA/GreB family elongation factor; the encoded protein is MSNHITVTTGIYDAIKDTLRRKKVSIGEEKRLTEELRKAKQVLRRDLPEDIVTVNRKVTLKDHTQNFEHEYIFVPSTREKLKKNKHSILSNIALAVVGYKVGDIIDWPFKDGERKIEIVKVEAWEG
- the htpG gene encoding molecular chaperone HtpG, with amino-acid sequence MTKGNINVSVENIFPLIKKFLYSDHEIFLRELISNATDATLKLKHLTSIGEAKVEYGNPKLEVKIDKEQKTLRIIDQGIGMTGEEVEKYINQVAFSGAEEFLEKYKDSAKDSGIIGHFGLGFYSAFMVAEKVEILTKSYKDEPAVRWICDGSPEFTLEETTDKTDRGTEIILHIAEDSLEFLEETKIRELLLKYNKFMPVPIKFGTKTHTLPLPEDAPEDAVAETEEVDNIINNPTPAWTIAPSDLTNEDYMKFYHELYPMQFEEPLFHIHLNVDYPFNLTGVLFFPKLSNNLNIDKDKIQLYQNQVFVTDEVKGIVPDFLMLLRGVIDSPDIPLNVSRSYLQADGAVKKISSYITKKVADKMASLINENREDYEQKWNDIKIVIEYGVITEEKFAEKADKFTLYPTTDGKYFLWNELVDKITPTQTDKDNKLVVLYATSADEQHSYIQSAKDKGYEVLLLDSPIISHVIQKLETTKENISFARVDADHINNLIKKDEPVISKLNDTEKESLKKNVEEAIQDSKFTVQLEDLDSNDAPFTITQPEFMRRMKEMQATGGGGMFGMGGFPEMYNLIVNSNSELSNQILKTENAEEKESLIKYALDLAKLSQNLLKGKDLTDFIQRSYKQLEK
- the recA gene encoding recombinase RecA; this translates as MSNIDDKKKALALVLDKLDKTYGKGTVMTLGDASIDNTIEVIPSGSLGLDIALGIGGYPKGRIIEIYGPESSGKTTLTLHAIAEAQKAGGIAAFIDAEHAFDRTYAAKLGIDLENLIISQPDNGEQALEIADNLIRSGAIDIVVIDSVAALTPKAEIEGEMGDSKMGLHARLMSQALRKLTATISRTKCTVIFINQLREKIGVMFGNPETTTGGNALKFYASVRIDIRKASAPIKQGDEAIGSRVKVKIVKNKVAPPFKQAEFDIMYGEGVSKVGEILDTAVDMGIVKKSGSWFSYEESKLGQGRDAVKDVLKDNPELAEELENKIKEELKKQIIK